The genomic interval CTCGACCGAGCACCCATGGTCAAGTGTCCAAGAGAATGTTGCTGAAAAGTAACTTAAAGTTTCATAAGCGCCCGAATCGGACTGTGATGTAGATCAAACGCGCTAGCCCCGGCCGCTCAGGGGCCAGTTTTGCACTGTGGAAGAGCTTTGTGACTCGCGCCACTAACCGGGGGGGGGAGGGTCACTCAGCCGCGAGCGTCGGGCAGATCCGGCGGGTCGGCCGGGAGGCCCTCCTGGACGCGCAAGAACTTGAGGTAGTCGATCAGCGAGGCCAGTGACTGCTGGGACAGATCGATGGCCCGGAAGGCGATGGCCTCGAGCCCGGGGGCGGTACTCAGCCGCAGGTATTCGATCTCCTGACGGCCGCGCTGCCAGGCGTCGTCGTCGGTGAAGAAGCGGATGTCGACACCGAAGGCGGCGGCCAGCCCGGCGGCGTGCTTGAGCGAGGGATTCTGCTTCAGCCCCGAACGCAGTTGCGCCACGTAGACAGCCGAAATCGGATGACCCTGCTCGGTGGCGCGGCGCGCGATCTCGTCGGCGGTGTACCGCCGGCCGTCCGGATTGGGCATCGTGCGGAACAGGTATTCGAGACGGTCCGAGAAGGCCGCTCCCGCCAT from Nocardia goodfellowii carries:
- a CDS encoding helix-turn-helix domain-containing protein, whose amino-acid sequence is MAGAAFSDRLEYLFRTMPNPDGRRYTADEIARRATEQGHPISAVYVAQLRSGLKQNPSLKHAAGLAAAFGVDIRFFTDDDAWQRGRQEIEYLRLSTAPGLEAIAFRAIDLSQQSLASLIDYLKFLRVQEGLPADPPDLPDARG